Within the Halichoerus grypus chromosome 2, mHalGry1.hap1.1, whole genome shotgun sequence genome, the region ACTTGAACAATTTTATTTAACCACTCCCCTTCTCTCGCGCTCACTTCCCTACCCCCACCGCCCATCTCCACCCCAAATCTACTGTGGGCACTGAAACATTCTTGAAAAACAAGACAATTAGAAGCTCTTTGTTTTTGCTGATTCAGGGAGTCACCTAAATCTCTCTCCTTAAGAAGGTTTGATTCGCTGCCTGTCCAGCCTGGGATAGATGGGAATTGGGGTtgtgggatggggggaggggggtcagcACAGGATCGGCCGCCTCTTTGGGCAGGGCAAACTGACACCTGGGCCCCAGGTTCCCCACCTAGGAGTCAGGGGGAAAGATGGATACGGAAAGCAGGCGGTCGCCTCTCTCGCCCGGCAATTCCGCTCCGGCGTCTCCCGGGCAGGCCCAAGCCTATTCTGCTCTCAGGCTGCAGCCCCTCACTGCGGGAATCGAGGAGGACGGGGTGAAAAGGGACCCgtgcagggcggggggggggtgggggggcgggatgGCCGATCTGACGAAGGCCCGCCCCTGAGGAGATGGAATCGGCGTCAGGGCGAGAAGGGACTGGTCCCTGGAGCGCACCAGGCGGCCCCGCCAGCCCGGTACCTGGTCCTGGAGTTAGCAAGCAGTTCCGACCCCGTCTCAGCTCCGCCTCCTCAGTTTAGGGCCGCGCCGCCAGGCCGgttgctgggggttgggggaggtacgCAACGTGCCATGCGCAGTAGCAGGCCCGGCGTAAGGCTGGTGGAGagctccgccccgccccggctCCTCCGCGGAGCGGGTGAGTAAgctccgccccctgccccccgtccCTCAGCTCCGAGCGGGTGGGGCCGCTCCCCAGCGCGTCCAGCGTCGCGTCGGGCGCGCCAGGCCCCAGCTGCAGACTCCCGGCGCCCGCCGCGCGGAGAGCGCCCCTTCGGTTCCAAGTTAGCTCGGTCGGCGCAGCGCGTTCCTGAGGGAGGGCATGCGGTCTCTAACAGAAGGGGTCCTTTTCCCCAAGTGTGTGGAAGCCGAAGGCGTAGCTTGTCGTCGGTGAGGCCTGGGGGTCCGACAAGGGCTCCCTGGAGCCTCCCCGGAGCCTCCCCGCCGCTGCAGCAGGAAGGAAGTAGGATGATTTCAATAATGAAGAGTCAGGGGGGACTAGAGGAAGGCAAACAAACACTGGCTGATGACTTGGCtacctgaaaaaaagaaatttatttttttcatttcgtGTGGTAGGACTTCAATGGAAAAAGCGGTCTCGCACTTTTCTTTGAAGACATCCCAAACGCCCCTCCAGCACCAGACTGACAAGCTGCAAAGGGAAAACCCactctttctctgtgcctcaggttcctTATCAGATTCCTTATAGATCCCGTCAAGTATCGAACACTGGCTCTGACCCATGACACAGACTTATACTGGCCCAGCTTCCAAGATGGGAGCGAAGTTCAGCTACATCCAAACTGACGGAAATATGCGAATGTGAACGTAAACTTTGCCAGGGACTCAGGACCTCATTCAGTTTCATGTACATCACTTTGATCTTATCTAGTGCTTTAACTTTCTAAAGCAGGACCCAcagttttctctcattttcaaaataagaggCCTCTCTCCGCAGCAAACGGTAAACTGACAAAAGCAAGATGtaaaaattgaagtaaaattcTTGGCGATGTTCTTTAGAAAAGACCTTCTTCACATGTGGTCTTTGGAATTGAGGGTGCCGAAAAGGTCGGTGCCTGAAAAGATGCCAAATGAGGCAGCCATCGCTATGGGGAACTTAAACATGGAGGCTCTTCCCAGCCCGTTGGCCCAGCAGCCATGTCATTCTCTAACTGGATGTTAAGGTCTCACCATCTTCGTGACTGCCCACAAAAGCTAGTGGGAGAAACTTCTGGCCCAGCTTCTGTTGTGACTGTTTCAAGGAGCAAATTTACGTTCACTTTAGTTTTTCTTGCAAATGGACCTCCTAAATCCAGATAACTTAGAAAGCCAGTGTAAAGAAAAGTCAACTTTCAGAGTTTACAAAGCCTTCCTGCTTTGCTTTTGACTTGTGATGAGCAAGTTTTGCATTGAACTCCAAGCATCCAGTTTAAACTAAATGCACTGGCCTCCAAGATACCATATAAATTGTCAGAAAGGTAAGGTAAAACTAATTGCCTTGAATACTCAAGTGAGGGAAATGCTTATGACCTTTGGTTTAGTAAATTGAGCAGGATTATTTAATTTGTAGAACGTTTTATATGTCAAAGAGCGTTACACATGTTGCCTATTATATCCTTTGAACAGCCATTTCACAAGGGGGAAGAGCGGAGAATGCCCATTCATATAGGAGGAAACAGACTTGTTCAAGCACTAGGACAGCACCAGGTCCCTGCTACAAACCCAGGACTCTTTCCTGAAGCAAAAAACTGGCCTCTAGCTTTGCTACTAACTTTCTAAGTGATAGTTACATACaaaaaaagatgcagaagaaAGCGATTTAATAAGCATTTAACTTCAAAATGTGATAGGAACTAATTACTTAAAAAGGTCTGGGTGTCTTAAATAAATGTCACACTATTTGAATaaaaccaaagaggtgaaattttaaaaggcagttaattttatttatttatttggcagttAAAATTTggcaattttaaaagatgaaaataaaaacaaaatatccatTAAAGGTGGTAGAGTAGATGCACAGTTCtgcttttcagaggaaaaaagtctgttttcttctgaaattggTATTCTCAGTTAATGGAGCAGAGAAAATGGCGTTCAAGTTGTCTAAGGATTAAAACATTACACTTTCTTCCAAATACAAGTAAATCTTTTGCTGATCACCAAATTCTAGAAACTGAGAAAAGTAATACTTTTCACTATTGTTTTAGCAGTGTGTCATAAAAGCTGCTCCTATTGGGTATAACTGCCTCCTCCCTTTTACATCCTTTCAGATTATTTCATCCTTTCAAATCATTCAAAATGAGTAGAAACAGGAATAATAAGGAAAGAATCTGGGATGATAAAGTTCAgtatttcacccatcccaccAAAACCAACAGATCCTTTGTATAACACTGCTCTAAATAATTTTCATGTCCTATTGGACGGGGGAAAGAGAATACCAATCAATGTTTTTCTTTGGTCTAAGTCTCATCTAAAGAAGAGTTTCAACTTCTAGTGCATGACAGGAAAAGGTTCTATTACTAAGGAAACAGAAAGGTATTACTGTTGCCCCAACCCCCATTCCAAAATACCCTGTCATATTTTGCAGATAAAGTTAGAGAACTCTGAAAGGATCTGCTTGGTTTCCAttgggagaaaggaaagcaaaagagaataaagcaaaaatgTACCACTTGGAGAACAGTCCTAGATGATACCtcacatttttaaagtactgtaGTTTATGAGAGAACTTCACACATATCTCTTGGTATTGACCTACCTGTGAGGTAGGGAAGAAAATAGTTACTATCCTTACTTTGTAGGAagaagaacagaacagagactcaaagaggttactgacttgcccaaagtcaagcGCTTAGTATTGACTTTGCTGGCACTATAGCCAGGTCGTTATCTTCCAGTTCGGTGCCCGTTTTGTCCTTGCTAAGTGCCCATGCAATGCACAAAAGGAGGGCTTAGTGGTTTTCCAATGTGTGACAGTCAACAATATTCTCCTTTCATTCATGGGAGAGATAATAGTATCTTAACTAAAGAGGCAGACTTTGGGGAGGAGCCCATTAGTAATATATAtgcctctaaaaatataaaacattctaaaaataaCGGTAACAAACTAAGGGATTATTATCAAAGTCAACTCCTTTGAAGGGAAAGCATTTCAGCACTGACTTGTGTTGAACAGAAAGAAGAACATTCCTATGGGCTTATACTCTTGAAGGGCAACCCCAGAAAAGTAAAGGCGGCACTCTGAGATTTTTGTCAATTAGTTTAATATATGTCCATAGGTAGTTCATATGAATGCTTAAATTACAAAATTAGCTGCCATGGTCCAAATGTGTGGGACTTTAAGAAAGCTTTTATTAATCAAAAGATAGCTAAGCATATCAACtttgatttctaaaatgtatttttaaactttgtaaaaCAAGGCTAATTCTAGAATTATATAGCATTAAAGTAATTAAATCTTacgttatttttgttattttaataacttaatttcatgaactgttaaaaaaaatattacatttgcaTCTCCCAGTTTACACATTTCTGcattaacttagaaaaaaatccatgtgaaaAGTTTCCATGCAGTTACAAAGGCAGCAGCACATACTGCTTTCACAGCAACTTGTTATTGCCTCAGAACACACCTGCACATAAAGCATCAACAAAAAAATAtccacccacccctctcccaccAAAAAACCCAACCTTTTCCCATCCCCAGCAAAAATTACCTGGTACAAGCAGTGacttaaaaaatgctttctttaggAAGCATTTATAAAATGCAGAGATCTGAACAAGCTAAATGCTCGTGCAGATAGATGGGCCTCTCCCCCAAGAGTTCCCTCctcaagagggagaaagaactcTCAATAGTTTAGgaaagctcatttttaaaagtatatttatgcatattcatggctatttctttgaaagaatatacCCAGCCTCAACtgtggaagaaataaaagcagaaggaaaagcaaagggaCACAGCCATAACACAGAGAATAGAGCTTCCCTATGAACATCCAATAGTTTGCaacaaacaagaaggaaaaacatgTGTAACTTCACATAGACCACTGATCTGATCTAGGTGAAGCAGTTAATTTTTCATGCATTTGTTACTCAAGGAAAACGTACAACCACTTAAATACAGCATTCACATTGTCATTAGCTTGTGGTATCAGCTCAGGAAAAAACTGTGCTCCTGTACTACCTATCCTTAGAATTTTCCATCTACACGTAAGTATCTTAAACCCTATAGATATAACACTGTCATCAGCACCTCCCAGCTACAAAACATACACTGAACTACATTATGTTTTGAGTCCCTGAAATTTCAATACCACATATAGTGttctaaattttacttttttacaaGGTTAATGTACACACAGAAGAAAACACCAAGCAATGTTTATTGTGCAATTCCAATAGTTATTTGTGGAATCTTGGTTTAGGGTCAGTCTTTATAGCCTTTGCAACTACCCAGtttaaacaaaaagcaacaatCTAATTATGTATCTATAAATTTCATGATATTTCTTCAAACATCAAAGCACTAAAAGCACTGATGAttcatgttataatttttaaaatattttaaaactacacaGATCTCATATATCATTCCTTTTATaaagtaatcaaaataatttggTTATCTGGAAGAGAATTACTGAAACAGAGTCCTTCCATTCCATCTATAACCTCTGTAAAACTCCGAAccaaaaacagaacagatgatGAAATAAGGATTTCTTAGTCACTTTGGGAGTGTTTGAACTTTAAGATGAGTTTTGGACCGGTATTTTTTATGTTTCCAGTGAATTCAGAGCTTACAGGTGGCATCAGGACTCCGGTCTCTGGGATGATTTTACATGGCTTTCACtttgatttgtttcattttcatttgcttcttctctaatttcttttgcTCACGCCTCAAGGCAGCTTCCTAGAGCAAGAAAGGGAATCCAAACTAAGCTCtaagcacacacaaaaaaccaaaactagaATACTGCCTATATTATTATTCAAAAACCTAGTCTGGTACCATAAATAACTTTCCAAAAGACAGTTATAAAAATTGCTAATATCTATGTTGGTTAATGAAAATTAGCTTAAAATGAAGTAAAGGTAACTAAAATCTCAAGTTAGAAAGAAACTAAACACTACATTTAAGCAACTTTGTTATTCTGATTTTTCCTATACCCAGGAAACAGTAACCCAACTTTCATCATAACATTTATGTGTATCTGCCAAGGATTTGTACTTCAGTTCAGAAAagcttaagattttgtttgtttaggcTATTAATTGTGCATCTCTTCTTATAAGTGTAGACGTTAAACCTGAGCCAATACTTCAATGCATAATGTTAAACTGggaatttttaacatatttttatttaggaaTTAGGAGGTGatgtcaaaagagaaaaagaagcccCAAACACATTATTTTAGTGGCAAAAGTCACTGGGTATTATTACCTGTACTGAGGGAAGCCTTAGAGGCCACTAGATTATTTCAGCTGCAACCTCAaacttagtttttttgttttttttttagaggtttgGGGTAGAAATGTCCTGAGAAATCCTCCACCGGAGGATCAGAAGATACGGAATAGGAAAAACAGAAGCATGTACTATATACAGTTACTGATAGCATAACAGATTATGTTTCAAAGGGTGATTTGTAAATTGGTGGTTTGGGAACTATTGATTGTGTTACTTTCAACACTAGATAAGAAAAAACTACCTATACAGCATGGAAGCCATAGCTGTGCTCCTGGTTAAGTACCTTGTGTAACTGAACCGGCGTTGTTACCCCGCTTttatgggaaaacaaacaaaatcaaatgaCAAGTGGTGAGAGAGGATAAATGGGAGGAGGCCCGCAGTGCCCTGGGCACTTCCCTCAGTGGCATCAGTGACACTCCTGCACGTGCAGCGCCACACAGCAGTCTGTTCCTTGGCAGCAGGTCTCCTCCACTTCTAAGGATTTTCTTCAGTTCTCAAGATTACTCTTGTTAGAACTCAACATCTCCCAGAactttgttctcttctttttttgacCAGCATTTACAAGGTTTAAAATTGTAGAGCTGGACAGTGGCATCTTATTTCACAAAAATGTGAGAACATGCTGATGTTTCACACATAACATACTACAGCCTAAAAAGCTCTTGAGTTTGAGATTCTGGTTAtgtacaaaatagaaaacaaaaatacaaacaaaaaatattaggATTCTCTAATTCTCtaatcaaattaaatattttataaaacaagatgCATTGGACCATAGGGCATATGTGCTGACTTCTATTAAAATTCCTAATTTCCTTCTActtcagttaagtgtttggcttgAAAGATGATAGTGGAACTTTCAAAATGGGATTGTGCTGGGGAATGGATAATTTATATCATTCTCCAGGATCACAGACTCAAGCTAACCTGGTTTGAAAAGGATGgattatgggcgcctgggtggctcagttggttaagcgactgccttcggctcaggtcatgatcctggagtcccgggatcaagtcccacatcgggctccctgctcggcggggagtctgcttctccctctgacccttccccctctcatgtgctctctctctctcattctctctctctcaaataaatatttaaaaaaaaaaaaaggatggattatttattcttcttaataGTGCTATCAGCTAAGTAATGTCCCAACTGCAGAGAAAATGCTAAACTTTTATGTCTGTGTACATTCCTACACAGAATTACCTTTACAGTCAATATGGCATAATAGGCGCCCTTCTAAATCCTAGTTTTACCACGAAGCAGGGTAAGAAAAGTCTGTCTTACCTCCAGCCTGCGCTGTTTCTCAGGATCTTCCTCGTTCATGATTCGCTCCTTCTCTGCCCTTTTCTTCTCCTCGCGCCGAGACTGTGCAGCTTCCTGTCTTTGCACATGTGTCAGCTTCAAGAAGTTTTCTTCTACTCGAGCTCGGTTTTTATCTGCTTTCTGTTTGCCCTTTTCCCCAAGAAACAAGGCGTTTCATAAGAAATCCATTTCAATCCAACAGAACCAAGTCCCATttagtattcttttataaaaCTATTTCCATTTAGCACTTTCAGGTCAACTAGCAAactagcaaaaataaaattgctgaaaTCATCGCTCTCTGACTCCCCCGAGGaggaaaacaacaataaaaggtGCCAACTTATAATAAAGGTTGTGGGTCTTACTTCTCTGTTGAGTCGGAACTTTTTGGCTTTATCAATAGAATAAATCACCATGTTCATCAGGGGCAGCAAAGCCTCCATATCCTTTGGGTAAGTGTTACCTGAGCCAGGCACTGGAAAACAAAGCCATTTTCCTATTGAGTTAATGGCAGCATTAATGCTTCTGGGTCATCcaactcttttatttattatttatttatttatttatttaatccccCCTCTCCTTTTTTATTAATAGACTCCTTTCTCCAAGTGTCTTAGGCAGCTAAAATGCagcagaaaatagaaattaaaataaataaaaggatctCTTATTGAAGAAACCCCAAAACCAATAAGCAGGCAGGCATGGGGTTGGTTTTAATGTAGTTTTTTATGGCTATCATTTAGGAGGGAATACTCTCCTTAAGATCCTCTCACAGAAAATGAAGAACCCAGGCAAGACCACAGAACACTTACCATTAAATGTAAACAATAGTGTCCTCTTAGTGTCAGGTAGCTTTAAAGGCTGACCTTCCCTGCCATAAAAGAAAGGCTATTTAGAAAGAACATAAGAAAGATACTTTCCATTCACGTATGTCACCCAATTCACTTAGAGGAACAGATTCCTGCAGATAATCAGCACAGTATTTGGCTTGGCATCCCCAAGTTAAATATAATCTCAGAGCCTGAAGGAGCTTTACAGGTCCCCTGGTCCACTTGTCTTATCTGATGGATACATTCCCAAGTGATCTTTATCCTACACTTGAACACCTCCAGTGATGTTCCCCAGGCAGGATATATTCCTCTCACCTGGGGAGCCAGAAATGAGCCTATTTAAGTATTAGGcctgtattttaataatatttttgcttattttgatgcatttttgttttatttccaactCCTACTCTATCTTCCTATAATGAAGCATCTTTATTTTTGAGTCAGGCTCagaataaatttagaaatgaTCTACTATAGCATATATAATTTAGTTCTGACTCACCAAAGATTCCTTCGTAATCTTTAACTATcaaccctctctcctcccctcacaCATAAAAGGCTCCATGAATGTCACAATGTGATACTCTGCCCACAGTGTTGTTATTGAGTTGAGCAAGGCAAGGATGATGCAACACGATCCACAGGTATAAGGACCTGAATAATTCTGACCTACAACTAAAATCCAGATTGGCTTTTAACTGTACTTAACTCCACAGATTATGAGAGAGAAGCCCTTAACCAAAAATTTAGGTCAGAACCAATTCTACACCAAGGGTAAACTTAAATAAGTATGCACTCCTGAGATAGGATGTGATTTCAAACAACAAATTTAAGCTCTGAATATCAACATCCAAAAAGCCAGAAACTCTGCATATTGAGAGCATCTGATAACACACTAGGAAAGAATATAATCACCCAACTATTCAaagaagaaagtcagaaaaggccatgaaataaaatgcagagaTCTGCAATCAAACATAAATCAAAATCACAGATTCGTATCATaaattaaaaagggggggggaaaaaCTTCCGACTACAAAGGACAAAGAGATTagcaatttgcattttcttagtATCTGCCATCCTGTAAGAGTCTCATCTACCTCACTGAATGGCTGGTGCGGTGACCCATTGCAAACTCGGGGGCTTATTTGTTTGTCTCCCATAGGATTTCAATTACCTTCATGACACATGCAGTCAAAGCAAAGGAAAACTTAGAATGCCTGTCATCAACTTCCCTCACTCATTTGGTAAGAAAAATTGCAGAAGCACCTTGCAGGTGTTTCAACACAGAAAGCTAGTGGGGACGgttaatttcagtatttttatctcATACGTACTCTTGCATAATTTTTGGACCAGAGAACTGGTCTGAAAAATGAACGGATTCAATCTTGTCAGCATAGTGTGTAAGAAAGTGAACcatctgaaataaagaaaaaaaaattttttttaaagtagggttTGATGCATTTCCCTTttttcataaagatattcactccTTAGTCCTCCTTGATTTTTCACAACAGCATTACagttaaagcttttaaaaaatgaagtttaaataaGGGATCTCTCTACAATGAAACTAGCACCTTTCTTTAGTCACACCAATGATCAAATTTCTTCTTATTGAGCAGCTgaaaatatatctcaaaataatGTTCTGAACAAGAATGAATGCCCgaagataaaatctaaaataatttcaggGGATTCTCCATAAACACATCACCTTGAACTTACATTAGAACGTCTTTGAGCTACTCTGTATTTTTATGATGCTAAGATGTGCTTGCTGTTACCATTCCataaccaataaaaaaaaatggttctctATACATTTCTCTTCTACACTAACTGAAGCTAGGAAAAAATGGACTAAATGACATGGTGATAAGGATTAATGCTGTAGTCCTTTTACAAAAACTTGGAAGCCATTAGCAATCCTAGGAATAATTTGCTCTTGATTCAGAGAAAATTATTTGACTAATCAAACAGTCTCTTTTGACAAGTTAATCTATTGCTTAAAGAAGGTATTTTAATGTTTGTGTGGGAAAGGAATAGAGCAGTGTCATAAAATGAAGAACTTGTGCAGTGTGACTTTTAGGGGGAGTGCCCTGTAATCGCTACAGTCTGCaaatgtatgtcttcttttgcaTTTACCTTTGTATCCATCATTCCCTCTGTGACTTCTCCCATCTCTGACAGGATGGCCAAGGAGTCTGGCAGTCCATACTTCGCTCCAGACTTAGGTTTGTCACTACAAAACTCACTCTAAAGGAAGAAGTAATTAAAGGTAAgacatgatattttattatgcacaaacttttttttcctcaagagaaTATGTTCTGACCTATTTTAAAGTGGTGCTTAATAATTCAAGTGATATAATTAATTACCCTATGCTCTAAAGTTGAATGCCTGTGTAATAAAGAGAACAGTTCTACATGTATTTGAGTTGGAATGAGACATACCAGATCCTGCATCTCTTTCTGGAGTCGCACCAAGGCTTTCCGAGTGCCAACAGCAAACACATAGGTATCCATGTCTTCATCATTCATGGttacttttatttgctttaaaaacaacaacaacaaaactcaccTGTTAGGTTCTGTGATAGGCAGAGTTCTATGATGGCCCCCCAGAGTCCCACCCCCCGGTGTCTACATCCTCCCCGTGAATGTGAGGAACCTCTGAGTATAATGGTTATCACTCCCGTGATTATGTTGTGTCATGTGGCAGAAGGCTGCTGATCAGATGACACTGAGTCAAAAGGGACTTTATCTTGGAATGCCTTAATCAAGTGAGCCCTCAAAAGGGACTGGGCCCTGGTTGAAGAAAAGAGTTGAATTGGGAAAGGGCttatggggggggggaaggggaccATGTGGCAAAGACCTCAGAATGGCCTCTAGGAGCTGAATGGTTTCCAGATGGCAACAGTAAGAAAATGGGGACTTAAAACCATGGGGACCTGACTTGTCAACAACCTAAATGACCTTGAAAAGAGGACCCCAAGCTCTCGAAATTCAAGTTGCTTGAACATTTGGACTTGCTGGGAGGACAATGTAGCCAGAGAGGGCCTGGAAGCCCTCTGCATACCACCCCCACTCCCATACCTTgcctctcttccatttggctattcctgaattgtatcctttataataaaccagtaaatgtaagtaaaatgttccgtgagccattctagcaaattactgaacccGAAAGAAGGGCCATGGGAACTCTTCATTTATAGCCAAATAGTCTCAGAAGTACAAGACTTGCCTGGGACTTGCAAGTGGCATCTGAAGTGTGAGTAGTCTTATGGAACTGAGACCTTTAACTTGTGGAGTCTGGCACTAACTCCAAGTCAGATGTGAACTGAACTGAATTACTGGACACAAAGCTAGTATCTGGACAACCAGAGAACTGGCTGTTCATATTGGGAAACGCCACAGATAAACAGTTTTTAATACACTGCATTGGACCAGGGAGATAAAGTTATAAACCTCGAGTCTGGTATGATAAAACATAGCACTATCTGTCACATTAACTATATCTTAAAATGTCTGGGTCAAAAATGATCAGTATGTAGAGGGAAGTGTTAAAGTAGGGAAATATAGCAAAGACCTGGCAAGATGGCAGCTCTAAAAGGAAAGGCTTTCTGCTCTTCCATCATTGAGCAGAAATTATACAAAACAACttaaacaaaacccagaaaaagggctaaaaaatacacagaatcGTGTTTGTTGAGGCTGTTTGTCTTTGcagaaaaaataagagataaaacgATGGCTGACTCAGGAAAAGATACTAAATCTACCtcaagaaagaatagaaaatgattaaaacaacACTCTAAAGAGTAATTTCCACAAAAGGATAGCTGAAGATGCATCAAAATTTCCTTTCTACCTAATAAGATGGTATCTAGTAAGAGAAAGAATGACAGGACTCTTAACTGATGAGGCTTTAAAAATTAGtggattaggggcgcctgggtggctcagtcgttaagcgtctgccttcagctcaggtcatgatcccagagtcctgggatcgagccccgcatctggctccctgctcagcgggaagcctgcttctccctctcccactccccttgcttgtgttccctctctcgctctctctctctgtcaaataaacaaaatctttaaaaataaataaataaataaataaaaattagtggATTAAACCATTAGTGGCcatatgagaaaaattaaaatgaataaaagatataGATTTGCAACTAAAAATGAGACCTTTAATAACAATGAGTTTCAATCCAATGACATTTCAAAGTATCTAATCATATTACTAATACAGTACTTATTAACCAAATACTACTTTGTATTTTGACATATATGCAGACATCTCTTGTTCTTCTAGTTTATATAAAAGAGactgtatatttttgtatattttggtttCTTGTAGCAGTGGGAGCCAGcacaattatttgttgaataaatgaagggggggggatttGGCATTTCTGACAAAGGATACAATTTGCAGATTAACATGTTGATTTAAATAAAGGGAAGAAGGTATACCAAACAATAAGGTCCCCAGATCATGATTTGAACTTCAAGATGTATTCTTTGAAGCAAACAATATTTAAGAAACCCACCTTACTGTCAAAGATAAAAGCATTCACAAGGCACAGAGTAGGATGTGAGAGCAAACTGTGACAACTATTTTTCCCTCCATCACCCAGGCTGATTCAGCGAATTTACCTAGTGAGAGAATATTATCTCCTTCCCTACAAAAAGCACACGTTCCCCACTCTCCATGGTTGGTACACTAAGTAGAAGACAATCCATCAAAATAGAAAAGAGTCCATTTTTGACAAGGGACACAAGTTGCTTGAAATTCAAACAGAATCCAGGCAAGGAATGAAATAAGCTCTAAAAAGTTAAGAATTCAGTCTGTACAGAGAAAACCAGCAGGAAGAATACATACCACTTGATCACTCACTGGTCTCATCATCCGGGCCAGGACATTCAGTAAGTCTTGTCTCTTGAGGAACTGAAAAAACAAGAGAATAGTTGCAACTTTTATTACTATAAAGAAAAGACCTTGAAGGGGGAATCGAATGTTTCAAGAAATACACTCTACATTTGCCAAATAGTCGAAAGatgatttttacatcttttttttagcCAAAAAACAAAGGATGAGACCATGAACTTGGATTTGGAATCACACTGAAAAACAATTAAAGAGGATATACATCGTACCAGAAATTCCATACTTACCCTCAGCTGGATAAGCATCCCTTCACAGCACACTCGGCCAGAACACCACAGGTTGTAGATATGCTCATTCTCCTGGTTCAGCTTTCCTGTGCTTGTGGCTTC harbors:
- the CCDC47 gene encoding PAT complex subunit CCDC47, which encodes MKAFLAFCVVLLVFGSVSEAKFDDFEDEEDIVEYDDNDFAEFEDVTEDSVTESPQRVITTEDDEDETTVELEGQDENQEGDFEDADTQEGDTESEPYDDEEFEGYEDKPDTSSSKNKDPITIVDVPAHLQNSWESYYLEILMVTGLLAYIMNYIIGKNKNSRLAQAWFNTHRELLESNFTLVGDDGTNKEATSTGKLNQENEHIYNLWCSGRVCCEGMLIQLRFLKRQDLLNVLARMMRPVSDQVQIKVTMNDEDMDTYVFAVGTRKALVRLQKEMQDLSEFCSDKPKSGAKYGLPDSLAILSEMGEVTEGMMDTKMVHFLTHYADKIESVHFSDQFSGPKIMQEEGQPLKLPDTKRTLLFTFNVPGSGNTYPKDMEALLPLMNMVIYSIDKAKKFRLNREGKQKADKNRARVEENFLKLTHVQRQEAAQSRREEKKRAEKERIMNEEDPEKQRRLEEAALRREQKKLEKKQMKMKQIKVKAM